In a genomic window of Bradyrhizobium ontarionense:
- a CDS encoding type I polyketide synthase, whose translation MKQPARYHGSEIALIGMACRFPGSPDLDRFRENLRSGTCSISFFAEDELHHVDPRLRNNPDFVRAKGMLEDVECFDAAFFGFSQREAEVMDPQFRLLHECCWSALEHAGYPPGQYNGRIGLYAGAAFNDGWISQAMSRLSGSDGLGPLETSFLVLRDYLTTQISYRLSLRGPSMLIQTACSTSLVAVHQAAQSLLAGECGIALAGGVSLTTPLKSGYLYQEGGILSRDGVCRAFDAGASGTVFGDGVGIVVLKRLEDALHDGDTIHAIIKGSAVNNDGGRKVGYTAPGTQGQIAVLKAAYRASEVDPRTVTLVEAHGTGTLLGDPIEVEALARAFNADSTGFCALGSVKSNLGHLNVAAGVASLIKAALALRYRELLPSVNFREPNPKLNLETTPFFVCDRLASWPEGPEPRRAGVSSFGIGGTNAHVVLEEPPSPTVAATSHAYHLLPLSARTMSSLATVTAELGKLLQDPAGPPLADVAFTLQRGREQFPHRCFAVASCSKEAGAGLMSRDHRPLGAADQSGLRPVFLFPGHGSQHAGMASGLYRGFRGFRDRIDGCLDQIDSEPARRLRRFFEQDAVFPVEALDDAGIVHPLLFLVEHALAQLLIEFGIRPYAMAGYSLGEYTAACLAGVMTAQDALSILLDRGRLFRDLPSGTMMVVALAPDALAPLLPPTVEIAAVNTDDICTLAGPLHALELLGPRLSALGHAWQRVAASNAFHSSQMDPVIAPLLKQFSGIALRPAALPLLSSVTGEWAGAELSTPQYWGRNLRDPVRFSDTIRVLGREPGLTWIEVGPGNMLTSCVRSQLGGGATVVNLMPSPQQRADEEAFLLERLGALWESGAQIDWAVMYRGENRRRVPLPGYAFEKKRIWDEHAAGGVKAPAVKASERRSDPSPSTSQKLADLWGTLVGARDLSQTDNFFELGGHSLTAARLRALIAQHFDADLALSDIFQHPTLGSMSELIDRAKRTRSESIPRIENRPSYATSPAQRYMYELTRRLDTGTAYNFPIVLTLEGPVDAARFEATFRGMIARHESFRTAFAEVDCEIRQIILEQAPFSLPVRHVEEGELSKSIEEFIRPFDLSAAPLLRAELLSVDPGRHLLLLDMHNLVADGISINVFVHDFAALYRGETLPAMAVQYKDYAAWQLARFTGPRCGELETAWLDELASGACALNIAFDFPRPKVRTFHGNNLRFDIGPELRDAMTRLARERRVTMNVLILALYAVLLHQLSAQETLSIGSVTGSRPHPDLEPVIGLFTNVVPVRVSVRPRESFLDFLDRCSRTLLAAYDRRDYPFELLLERLSYASDGAPLIDTTFTYHNEIDSKTRLELEGLRIEPYDFNKGVAKFAFKLDAIPFPECLQCVLQYNTALFTESTVRGWIDSFQKLAERVVKRPEDAINSLLSATRSASLPTAGVEATLVERALMALDCEHPNPFLVHRSVVIEGSFTAGGLAAALERMIPECATLRMRWSAQGGTACLIDVPTTPEQLLLAEDLRNAIPVSTAAIDSALQDVSTAFEASEPLWRFRALRIADERWILSIVAHPVASDSLRLEPLLETLRNALEHVPKAARESQFVSARSSAGPGPVRRIPTAGAVLRDTLEKTSSGHLRDLCQAAGVTLFHGLVALTSDWLTTQAFAEFPGTMAIWRPTETVDQGFGPMIHPHFIDFPSGATLRDRFDAVAELCTASVGDQEQASHLLSLAEHPVAVGITWEISSHPRDGSSIYRFEPWAQAPVLCPFRWNFAFGETSNKEISCRFKFQLSNWDSTQAGDVLRDWKRFVQSARMSSLDSSTRPLGWRNVGVRA comes from the coding sequence GTGAAACAGCCCGCCCGATATCACGGTTCCGAAATCGCCCTGATCGGCATGGCCTGCCGCTTCCCGGGCTCTCCTGATCTCGATCGTTTTCGCGAAAACCTGAGGAGCGGCACGTGCAGCATATCATTTTTCGCTGAAGATGAACTGCACCATGTCGACCCCCGGTTGCGCAACAATCCCGACTTTGTTCGCGCCAAGGGCATGCTTGAGGATGTGGAATGCTTCGACGCCGCATTCTTCGGTTTCTCACAAAGAGAAGCGGAGGTGATGGATCCGCAGTTCCGCCTGCTTCACGAGTGTTGCTGGTCCGCACTGGAACATGCGGGTTATCCACCGGGCCAATATAATGGACGCATCGGCCTGTATGCAGGCGCCGCATTCAACGACGGCTGGATCTCCCAGGCCATGAGTAGACTGAGCGGCAGCGACGGTCTCGGCCCGCTGGAAACCTCATTCCTTGTTCTACGCGATTACCTGACGACGCAGATCTCATACCGGTTGAGTCTGCGCGGACCGAGCATGCTGATCCAAACGGCTTGTTCAACGTCTCTGGTCGCGGTCCACCAGGCTGCGCAATCGCTGCTCGCGGGCGAGTGCGGGATCGCTCTCGCAGGCGGCGTCAGCCTCACCACGCCGCTCAAATCCGGATATCTCTATCAGGAAGGCGGCATCCTCTCGCGAGACGGCGTCTGTCGCGCTTTCGACGCCGGAGCAAGTGGCACCGTTTTCGGCGACGGCGTTGGCATTGTCGTTCTGAAGCGGCTGGAAGACGCCTTGCATGACGGCGATACTATTCACGCCATCATAAAGGGATCCGCCGTCAACAACGACGGCGGCCGCAAGGTCGGCTATACCGCGCCCGGCACCCAGGGGCAGATTGCCGTGCTGAAGGCGGCCTATCGCGCCTCCGAGGTTGACCCGCGAACAGTCACCCTCGTCGAGGCGCACGGGACCGGCACGTTGCTGGGCGATCCGATCGAAGTGGAAGCGCTCGCGCGCGCCTTCAATGCCGACAGCACCGGATTTTGCGCGCTCGGATCGGTGAAGTCGAACCTCGGTCATCTGAATGTCGCCGCCGGCGTTGCCAGCCTGATCAAGGCCGCACTCGCGCTGCGCTACCGCGAGTTGCTACCCTCGGTGAATTTCCGCGAGCCGAATCCGAAGCTCAACCTGGAGACTACGCCATTTTTCGTGTGCGACCGACTGGCGTCGTGGCCGGAGGGACCGGAGCCTCGACGGGCCGGCGTCAGTTCATTCGGCATCGGGGGCACCAATGCCCATGTGGTGCTGGAAGAGCCGCCGTCCCCGACAGTCGCTGCGACCTCTCACGCGTATCATCTGTTGCCGTTGTCGGCGCGCACGATGTCCTCCCTGGCCACTGTCACAGCCGAGCTTGGCAAATTGTTGCAAGACCCGGCTGGCCCGCCGCTCGCCGATGTCGCCTTCACGCTGCAGCGGGGACGCGAACAGTTTCCGCACCGCTGCTTTGCCGTCGCTTCTTGCTCGAAGGAAGCCGGCGCAGGGCTGATGAGTCGCGATCACCGCCCGCTCGGCGCCGCAGATCAATCGGGCCTCCGCCCGGTATTTCTATTCCCGGGCCACGGCTCACAGCACGCAGGCATGGCCTCCGGCTTGTATCGTGGCTTCCGCGGGTTTCGCGACCGGATCGACGGATGTCTCGACCAAATTGACAGTGAGCCAGCTCGACGGTTGAGACGGTTCTTCGAACAGGACGCAGTGTTTCCAGTCGAAGCGCTCGATGATGCAGGTATCGTCCATCCCCTGTTGTTTTTGGTGGAACACGCGCTTGCGCAACTCCTGATCGAGTTCGGAATCCGTCCGTACGCGATGGCGGGTTACAGCCTGGGCGAATACACAGCCGCGTGCCTCGCGGGCGTGATGACGGCGCAGGACGCGCTCTCGATCCTGCTGGACCGCGGCCGGCTGTTCCGCGATCTGCCCTCCGGCACCATGATGGTGGTGGCCCTGGCGCCGGATGCGCTCGCGCCGCTTCTTCCACCGACCGTGGAGATCGCAGCCGTCAATACCGACGACATTTGTACACTTGCAGGCCCCTTGCACGCCCTTGAGCTGCTGGGACCAAGACTCTCCGCCCTCGGCCACGCCTGGCAGCGCGTTGCTGCATCGAACGCATTCCACTCCAGCCAGATGGATCCCGTCATTGCACCGCTGCTGAAGCAGTTTTCGGGAATCGCTTTGAGACCTGCGGCGTTGCCGCTGTTGTCCTCGGTGACCGGCGAATGGGCTGGTGCTGAACTTTCCACGCCGCAATACTGGGGGCGCAACCTGCGTGACCCCGTCCGGTTTTCCGATACGATTCGCGTGCTGGGGAGAGAACCCGGCCTGACCTGGATCGAAGTCGGACCGGGGAACATGCTCACCTCGTGCGTGCGCAGCCAGCTCGGCGGAGGCGCGACAGTCGTCAACCTGATGCCCAGCCCGCAGCAGCGGGCCGACGAAGAAGCTTTTCTGTTGGAGCGCCTTGGCGCGCTCTGGGAATCGGGTGCGCAAATCGACTGGGCTGTCATGTATCGCGGCGAGAACCGCCGCCGTGTGCCGCTGCCCGGTTACGCTTTCGAAAAGAAGCGAATTTGGGATGAGCATGCCGCTGGCGGCGTCAAGGCGCCGGCGGTTAAGGCATCCGAGCGTCGATCCGATCCCTCACCATCGACTTCACAAAAGCTGGCAGATCTCTGGGGCACGCTGGTCGGCGCGCGCGACCTTTCTCAGACCGACAACTTCTTCGAGCTGGGCGGGCATTCGCTCACCGCCGCTCGTCTGCGCGCCCTGATCGCGCAACACTTCGATGCGGATCTGGCACTGAGCGACATCTTCCAGCATCCTACGCTCGGCAGCATGAGCGAACTGATTGATCGAGCCAAGCGGACTCGCTCCGAGTCGATCCCGCGCATCGAGAACCGCCCTTCATATGCCACCTCGCCCGCTCAGCGCTACATGTATGAGCTGACTCGGCGCCTGGATACGGGAACGGCCTATAATTTCCCCATCGTCTTGACGCTGGAAGGTCCTGTTGACGCTGCCCGCTTCGAGGCAACGTTCCGCGGCATGATCGCTCGCCACGAGAGCTTTCGTACCGCCTTCGCCGAAGTCGACTGCGAGATCCGTCAAATCATCCTCGAACAGGCGCCCTTCTCGCTGCCGGTCCGCCATGTCGAGGAAGGCGAACTGTCCAAATCGATCGAGGAATTTATCCGGCCCTTCGATCTGTCGGCAGCGCCTCTGCTTCGGGCCGAGTTGTTGTCTGTCGATCCCGGGCGCCATCTGCTGCTTCTGGACATGCATAACCTGGTCGCAGACGGCATCTCCATCAATGTCTTCGTACACGATTTCGCTGCGCTCTATCGCGGTGAGACATTGCCAGCCATGGCGGTGCAATACAAGGATTACGCCGCCTGGCAGCTTGCGCGTTTCACCGGGCCGCGCTGCGGCGAGCTTGAAACCGCATGGCTGGACGAGCTCGCATCTGGGGCTTGTGCCCTGAACATCGCGTTCGACTTTCCGCGCCCGAAGGTACGGACGTTCCACGGAAACAACCTGAGATTCGATATTGGACCGGAATTGCGCGACGCGATGACGCGCCTGGCGCGGGAACGCCGAGTCACCATGAACGTTTTGATACTCGCGCTTTACGCTGTTCTCCTTCACCAATTGAGCGCGCAGGAGACGTTGTCCATCGGCAGCGTCACGGGAAGCAGGCCGCATCCCGATCTTGAGCCTGTCATCGGGCTTTTCACCAACGTCGTGCCGGTGCGCGTCAGCGTCCGACCACGTGAATCGTTTCTGGATTTTCTCGATCGCTGCAGCCGCACATTGCTGGCCGCTTACGATCGCCGCGATTACCCGTTCGAACTTCTGCTGGAGCGGCTCAGTTACGCCTCCGACGGAGCCCCTCTGATCGATACAACATTTACCTATCATAACGAGATCGACTCGAAGACCAGGTTGGAGCTGGAAGGCCTGCGCATCGAGCCGTATGACTTCAACAAAGGCGTGGCAAAGTTCGCATTCAAGCTGGATGCGATTCCATTTCCCGAATGCCTGCAATGCGTGCTCCAGTACAATACCGCGCTGTTCACGGAATCCACTGTCCGCGGCTGGATCGATTCATTTCAGAAGCTGGCCGAGCGGGTGGTCAAGCGCCCGGAAGATGCCATCAACTCCCTGCTCTCGGCCACAAGATCGGCGTCGCTACCGACGGCCGGTGTCGAGGCCACGCTGGTGGAACGTGCCCTGATGGCGCTCGATTGCGAACACCCAAATCCATTTCTTGTCCATCGCAGCGTCGTCATCGAAGGATCATTCACGGCGGGAGGGCTGGCCGCGGCGCTGGAGCGAATGATTCCGGAATGCGCCACGCTGCGAATGCGCTGGAGCGCGCAGGGTGGCACCGCTTGCTTGATTGACGTTCCAACGACGCCCGAACAGCTTCTCCTCGCCGAGGATCTACGTAACGCTATCCCGGTAAGCACCGCGGCGATCGATAGCGCCTTGCAGGATGTCTCGACAGCCTTCGAGGCGTCCGAACCGTTGTGGCGGTTTCGCGCATTGCGGATTGCGGACGAACGCTGGATCCTGAGCATAGTCGCACACCCTGTTGCCAGCGATAGCCTCAGATTGGAGCCGTTGCTCGAAACGCTCCGCAACGCGCTGGAGCATGTTCCTAAAGCCGCGCGTGAGTCTCAGTTTGTGTCCGCGCGGTCGTCCGCCGGGCCCGGCCCGGTCCGCAGAATTCCAACTGCGGGCGCCGTCCTGCGGGATACTCTAGAGAAGACTTCGAGCGGCCATCTTCGCGATCTGTGCCAGGCCGCCGGTGTCACCCTGTTTCACGGGCTGGTCGCTCTCACCTCCGATTGGCTCACCACCCAGGCGTTCGCCGAATTCCCCGGCACGATGGCGATATGGCGCCCGACGGAAACCGTGGATCAAGGTTTCGGCCCGATGATTCATCCGCACTTTATAGACTTTCCCAGCGGCGCAACTCTCCGGGATCGTTTCGACGCGGTGGCGGAGCTATGTACTGCCTCGGTCGGAGACCAGGAGCAGGCATCGCATCTGCTGTCGCTCGCCGAGCACCCTGTCGCGGTCGGGATCACATGGGAAATTTCCAGCCATCCGCGGGACGGTTCATCCATCTATCGCTTCGAGCCATGGGCGCAGGCTCCGGTGCTTTGTCCGTTTCGATGGAATTTTGCATTTGGCGAGACCAGCAACAAGGAGATCAGCTGTCGTTTCAAATTCCAACTCTCGAACTGGGATTCCACGCAAGCAGGCGATGTGCTTCGAGACTGGAAGCGTTTCGTGCAGTCCGCAAGAATGTCGAGTCTCGACAGTTCGACGCGGCCGCTTGGATGGCGGAATGTCGGAGTTCGCGCCTGA
- a CDS encoding TRAP transporter large permease: MSSLLIFSLLIFLMLTGMPISIALGLTVLSFVFFMTNVPTESVALKLFTGIDNFEIMAIPFFILAGNFLTHGGVARRMINFATSMVGHWYGGLGLAGVMACALFAAVSGSSPATVIAIGSIMLPAMVRQGFPKRFGAGVITTSGALGILIPPSIVMVVYAVATGGSIALDPAGHRVSSASVGQLFIAGVIPGLMLASLLGFTTFYRAWKNDYPRMPRASWAERFIAFRKCVWGLLLIVIVLGGIYTGKFTPTEAAAVSAVYAFVIAVFVYRDMSLKDVPKVLLGSANMSAMILYIITNAVLFSFLMANENIPQQIANWMAGAGVNWAVFLLVVNVLLLLAGNVMEATSIVLIMAPILFPVAVKLGIHPVHLGILMVVNMEVGMCHPPVGLNLYVASGIAKMGITELTIAVMPWLLTMLGFLALVTYVPEISLWLPRMLGML, from the coding sequence ATGAGCAGCCTCCTCATTTTCAGCCTGCTCATCTTCCTGATGCTGACGGGCATGCCGATCTCGATCGCGCTCGGCCTGACCGTGCTGTCCTTCGTCTTCTTCATGACCAATGTGCCGACCGAATCGGTCGCGCTGAAGCTGTTCACGGGCATCGACAATTTCGAGATCATGGCGATCCCGTTCTTCATTCTCGCCGGCAATTTCCTGACCCATGGCGGCGTCGCCCGGCGCATGATCAATTTCGCGACCTCGATGGTCGGGCATTGGTATGGCGGTCTTGGGCTAGCCGGCGTGATGGCCTGCGCGCTGTTTGCGGCGGTGTCCGGCTCGTCGCCGGCCACTGTGATCGCGATCGGCTCGATCATGCTGCCGGCGATGGTGCGCCAGGGCTTTCCCAAGCGCTTCGGCGCCGGCGTGATCACCACCTCGGGCGCGCTCGGTATCCTGATCCCACCCTCGATCGTGATGGTGGTCTATGCGGTCGCCACCGGCGGCAGCATCGCGCTCGATCCGGCCGGCCATCGCGTCTCCTCGGCCTCGGTCGGACAGCTGTTCATCGCCGGCGTGATCCCGGGCCTGATGCTGGCGAGCCTGCTCGGCTTCACCACCTTCTACCGCGCCTGGAAGAACGACTATCCGCGGATGCCGCGGGCGAGCTGGGCCGAGCGCTTCATCGCGTTCCGCAAATGCGTCTGGGGCCTGCTGCTGATCGTGATCGTGCTGGGCGGCATCTACACCGGCAAGTTCACGCCAACCGAGGCCGCCGCCGTCAGCGCCGTCTATGCCTTCGTCATCGCCGTGTTCGTCTATCGCGACATGTCGCTGAAGGACGTGCCGAAGGTGCTGCTCGGCTCGGCCAACATGAGTGCGATGATCCTCTACATCATCACCAACGCCGTGCTGTTCTCGTTCCTGATGGCGAACGAGAACATCCCGCAGCAGATCGCCAACTGGATGGCCGGCGCCGGCGTCAACTGGGCGGTGTTCCTGCTGGTCGTGAACGTCCTGCTGCTGCTCGCCGGCAACGTCATGGAGGCAACCTCGATCGTCTTGATCATGGCGCCGATCCTGTTTCCGGTGGCGGTCAAGCTCGGCATCCACCCGGTGCATCTGGGCATCCTGATGGTCGTCAATATGGAGGTCGGCATGTGCCACCCGCCGGTCGGCCTCAACCTCTACGTCGCCTCCGGCATCGCCAAGATGGGCATCACCGAGCTCACCATCGCGGTGATGCCGTGGCTGCTCACGATGCTGGGCTTCCTCGCGCTCGTCACCTACGTGCCGGAAATCTCGCTGTGGTTGCCGCGCATGCTCGGCATGCTGTGA
- a CDS encoding TRAP transporter small permease: protein MGFLLRILDRLEEILIAFLIAAATSIIFLAVLHRYLVGVPLFYPLLFPIDMSWAQELCIYMFVWMAKFGAAYGVRTGIHVGVDVLVNQLRPSLRKVTILFGLLCGAFFTAVIGTMGAKFVYGLSQTDQVTPDMELPSWLVYLCIPLGSYLMCFRFLQVAWHYLRHDELPHHDHAYVEGVDADGAEAAR, encoded by the coding sequence TTGGGGTTTTTATTGCGCATCCTCGATCGGCTCGAGGAGATCCTGATTGCATTTTTGATCGCGGCGGCGACCTCGATCATCTTCCTGGCGGTGCTGCATCGCTATCTGGTCGGCGTGCCGCTGTTCTATCCGCTGCTGTTTCCCATCGACATGTCCTGGGCGCAGGAGCTCTGCATCTACATGTTCGTGTGGATGGCGAAGTTCGGCGCCGCCTATGGCGTGCGCACCGGCATCCATGTCGGCGTCGACGTCCTGGTCAACCAGCTCAGGCCGTCGCTGCGCAAGGTCACGATCCTGTTCGGCCTGCTGTGCGGGGCATTCTTCACCGCCGTCATCGGCACCATGGGCGCCAAGTTCGTCTACGGCCTGTCGCAGACCGACCAGGTGACGCCCGACATGGAGCTGCCGAGCTGGCTGGTCTATCTCTGCATCCCGCTCGGCTCCTATCTGATGTGCTTCCGTTTCCTGCAGGTCGCCTGGCACTATCTGCGCCACGACGAGCTGCCGCATCATGACCACGCCTATGTCGAAGGCGTCGATGCTGACGGTGCGGAGGCCGCGCGATGA
- a CDS encoding TRAP transporter substrate-binding protein yields MRQFRFRHFTSGRWIATAASLAAFAFVSPATAADTPIVIKFSHVVASNTPKGLAADKFKELAEKYTDGKVKVEVYPNSQLYKDKEELEALQLGAVQMLAPSNSKFGPVGIKEFEVFDLPYILPDLPTLRKVTDGPLGARLLKLLEPKGMVGLAYWDNGFKQMSANKKLVDPADYKGMKFRIQSSKVLDAQFRTLGAIPQVMAFSEVYQALQTGVVDGQENTPSNIYTQKMHEVQKYITLTNHGYIGYVVVVNKKFWDGLPPDIRAACEKAMNEATAYGNGQSAKENDDALEEIRKSGKSEFVKLTPAQDEAMRKAMMPVYKDVAGRVGQPLIDEFLKETRGTTN; encoded by the coding sequence TTGCGTCAGTTCAGATTCCGCCATTTCACCTCGGGTCGGTGGATCGCCACCGCGGCCTCGCTCGCGGCCTTCGCTTTTGTCAGCCCGGCCACCGCCGCCGACACTCCGATCGTGATCAAGTTCAGCCACGTGGTGGCCTCGAACACGCCGAAGGGGCTCGCGGCCGACAAGTTCAAGGAACTGGCCGAGAAGTACACCGACGGCAAGGTCAAGGTCGAAGTCTACCCGAACTCGCAGCTCTACAAGGACAAGGAAGAGCTCGAGGCGCTGCAGCTCGGCGCGGTGCAGATGCTGGCGCCGTCGAACTCCAAGTTCGGCCCGGTCGGCATCAAGGAGTTCGAGGTGTTCGATCTGCCCTACATCCTGCCGGACCTCCCCACCCTGCGGAAGGTGACGGACGGGCCGCTCGGCGCCAGGCTGCTGAAGCTGCTCGAGCCGAAGGGCATGGTCGGCCTGGCCTACTGGGACAACGGCTTCAAGCAGATGAGCGCCAACAAGAAGCTCGTCGATCCCGCCGACTACAAGGGCATGAAATTCCGCATCCAGTCGTCGAAGGTGCTGGACGCCCAGTTCCGAACGCTCGGCGCGATTCCGCAGGTGATGGCGTTCTCGGAGGTCTACCAGGCGCTGCAGACCGGCGTCGTCGACGGCCAGGAGAACACGCCCTCCAACATCTATACCCAGAAGATGCACGAGGTGCAGAAGTACATCACGCTCACCAACCACGGCTACATCGGCTACGTCGTGGTCGTGAACAAGAAGTTCTGGGACGGCCTGCCGCCGGACATCCGCGCCGCCTGTGAGAAGGCCATGAACGAGGCCACCGCCTACGGCAACGGCCAGTCCGCCAAGGAGAACGACGACGCGCTGGAGGAGATCCGCAAGTCCGGCAAGTCCGAGTTCGTCAAGCTGACGCCGGCGCAGGACGAAGCCATGCGCAAGGCGATGATGCCGGTCTACAAGGACGTGGCGGGGCGCGTCGGCCAGCCGCTGATCGACGAGTTCCTGAAGGAGACCCGCGGCACGACCAACTGA
- a CDS encoding 2-isopropylmalate synthase, whose protein sequence is MSNPVQSDKDRVVIFDTTLRDGEQCPGATMTFEEKLNIAAMLDDMGVDIIEAGFPIASDGDFEAVNEIAKRSRNAVICGLSRAGAKDIDRCAEAIRPAKRGRIHTFLSTSPVHMKYKLQMEPQQVFELVVSSVTRARNHTDDVEWSSEDGTRTEFDFLCRCVEAAIKAGATTINIPDTVGYAVPEEYYDLFKRVRESVPNSDKAVFSVHCHNDLGMAVANSMAGIRAGARQIECTINGIGERAGNAALEEVVMAMRVRNDKLPFWNKIDTTQLTHASKVVSAATSFPVQYNKAIVGRNAFAHESGIHQDGMLKNAQTYEIMLPETVGVKQTSLVMGKHSGRHAFIHKLEEMGHKLSSNQLEDAFVRFKALADRKKHIYDEDLESLIDESMVHAFDRIKLVSLTVIAGTHGPQRATMKLDVDGQSKIEEAEGNGPVDAVFNCIKSLVPHEAKLELYQVHAVTEGTDAQAEVSVRLSQDGRSMTARAADPDTLVASAKAYLGALNKLVMKRQRDVAQGASASAVAAS, encoded by the coding sequence ATGTCCAATCCCGTTCAGTCCGACAAGGACCGCGTCGTCATATTCGACACCACGTTGCGCGACGGCGAGCAGTGCCCCGGCGCCACCATGACCTTCGAGGAGAAGCTCAACATCGCCGCCATGCTGGACGACATGGGCGTCGACATCATCGAGGCCGGTTTCCCGATCGCCTCCGACGGTGACTTCGAGGCGGTCAACGAGATCGCCAAGCGGTCCCGGAACGCGGTGATCTGCGGCCTGTCGCGCGCCGGCGCCAAGGACATCGACCGCTGTGCGGAGGCGATCCGCCCCGCCAAGCGCGGCCGCATCCACACCTTCCTGTCCACCTCGCCGGTGCACATGAAGTACAAGCTGCAGATGGAGCCGCAACAGGTCTTCGAGCTGGTGGTCTCCTCGGTGACCCGTGCGCGCAACCACACCGACGACGTCGAATGGTCGTCCGAGGACGGCACCCGCACCGAGTTCGACTTCCTGTGCCGCTGCGTCGAGGCCGCGATCAAGGCCGGCGCCACCACCATCAACATTCCGGACACCGTCGGCTACGCGGTGCCGGAAGAGTATTACGACCTGTTCAAGCGCGTTCGCGAGAGCGTGCCGAACTCCGACAAGGCGGTGTTCTCGGTGCATTGCCACAACGATCTCGGCATGGCGGTCGCCAACTCGATGGCCGGCATCCGCGCCGGTGCCCGCCAGATCGAATGCACCATCAACGGCATCGGCGAGCGCGCCGGCAACGCCGCGCTGGAAGAGGTCGTGATGGCGATGCGCGTGCGCAACGACAAGCTGCCGTTCTGGAACAAGATCGACACCACGCAGCTGACGCACGCCTCGAAGGTGGTGTCGGCGGCGACCTCGTTCCCGGTGCAGTACAACAAGGCCATCGTCGGCCGCAACGCGTTCGCGCATGAAAGCGGCATCCATCAGGACGGCATGCTGAAGAATGCGCAGACCTATGAGATCATGTTGCCGGAGACGGTCGGCGTGAAGCAGACCTCGCTGGTGATGGGCAAGCATTCCGGCCGCCACGCCTTCATCCATAAGCTGGAGGAGATGGGCCACAAGCTGAGCTCCAATCAGCTCGAGGATGCGTTCGTCCGTTTCAAGGCGCTGGCCGACCGCAAGAAGCACATCTACGACGAGGACCTGGAGTCGCTGATCGACGAAAGCATGGTGCATGCCTTTGACCGCATCAAGCTGGTGTCGCTGACCGTGATCGCCGGCACCCATGGGCCGCAGCGCGCCACCATGAAGCTGGATGTCGATGGTCAGTCAAAGATCGAGGAGGCCGAGGGCAACGGTCCGGTCGACGCGGTGTTCAACTGCATCAAGTCGTTGGTGCCGCATGAGGCCAAGCTGGAGCTGTATCAGGTGCATGCCGTGACCGAGGGCACCGACGCGCAGGCCGAGGTGTCGGTCCGGCTGTCGCAGGACGGCCGCTCGATGACGGCCCGCGCGGCGGATCCGGACACGCTGGTGGCTTCCGCCAAGGCCTATCTGGGGGCGCTGAACAAGCTCGTCATGAAGCGCCAGCGCGACGTGGCGCAGGGGGCATCGGCCTCTGCGGTGGCCGCGAGCTGA
- a CDS encoding Spy/CpxP family protein refolding chaperone, with protein sequence MRRFTIAAVAVLAIAGSTAVYAQHRAWFHDHMHHARMNPEDRAAMLDARIASVHAGLKLSADQEKLWPPVESAVRDLVKLRFDRANARMKAPDDAQDKDVDPVARLREHADTMAVTADAMKKVADAADPLYKTLDDGQKRRLAVLTRGRMMGPDGPWHHRWMERGEGGPEDGPRFGEHRFGPGPMGRPMDRMGWSDEGRESGRL encoded by the coding sequence ATGAGAAGGTTCACCATTGCCGCTGTCGCCGTGCTCGCCATTGCCGGCTCGACGGCGGTCTACGCCCAGCACCGCGCGTGGTTTCATGATCACATGCACCACGCCCGGATGAATCCGGAAGACCGTGCCGCCATGCTCGATGCGCGCATCGCCTCGGTCCATGCCGGCCTGAAGCTGTCAGCCGATCAGGAGAAGCTGTGGCCGCCGGTCGAGAGCGCGGTCCGTGATCTGGTCAAGCTGCGGTTCGACCGCGCCAATGCGCGGATGAAGGCTCCGGACGACGCGCAGGACAAGGACGTCGATCCGGTGGCGCGGCTGCGCGAGCACGCCGACACCATGGCGGTGACGGCGGATGCGATGAAGAAGGTCGCCGATGCCGCCGACCCGCTCTACAAGACGCTCGACGACGGCCAGAAGCGCCGGCTCGCGGTGCTGACCCGGGGACGCATGATGGGTCCGGATGGCCCATGGCACCACCGCTGGATGGAGCGCGGCGAGGGCGGCCCGGAGGACGGTCCGCGCTTCGGCGAGCATCGATTCGGCCCGGGGCCGATGGGCCGTCCGATGGATCGCATGGGCTGGTCGGATGAGGGACGCGAGTCCGGGCGGCTCTGA